GCTCACGCATTTTTAGATTACAAATTATTCTCATCTTACTGAGCGGATCGTTTGTGGATCTTCCATTTGCTCAGGTGAAACTTCGCCTTCTTTTACTTAACAAAGTCATCGCCATCAGCTTCAAACTCAGCCAATTTTCCCCAGGCTTCGTTCTTTTTATAATCCCTCTCCGACACCGCTTCGACGTTCTGCTGAGGAAGATCATTCTGGCACTGGCCGAGCGAAGCCCCGTTTCGGACTTCATAGAAGATCATTAACACATTGCCCTACATCGCTTGTGTATGTGAACTTTGTATCAATAGAGTATAGACaccaaattaattattttcagatAATCGTTAAAAGCTTTATGTTGGTTCCCGAAGTAATGAGTGTTCCAAAAAAGAACTTTCCTTTGGGTCTATTTTAATGACCCGAAAGCAGAAAATGTGTTgatgtaaatttgtcatgaagaACGTATGTCACGTTGATAGCAAAATGCATCATTCGACGTTAAACGTTTATTTCAGTCTTCTATTTCACGAAATTGTGATTAATTCTCGAGTTTACAACCTCATAATGGCATAAACAACAGGCGTGACTTAGCTAAGTCATCTATTTTGGTAACGTTCAGCCTAACATCCTTCACCTAATCTGCTCAAGTGAAAGACTGCATATATACTCCAACCCAATCAAACGCCATACAAGGCTTTGATTCCCTGAACATCATCCCCATGCAAGCCCTTGCTGACTCCGGGACTTATGGTGGGATACATAATGGCCCCCGCGACTGAGCTATGCCCTAAACCAAGAAGGTGGCCGATCTCATGCAATGCCACGGTCTCCATGTTGTATGAACCGCTGACTGGACCCGCGGACCATGGCTCGTCCGCATCGTAGTGGAACATACCAACAGTCGGTTGAAATGCGTGGGCTATGACTCCATTGGGACCATCGAACGGGGCACCATCGCCATGGTCCCTCCTCGCGAATGCGATCTTGATGTCCGCAGACTCATAGTTTTGGGATTGGGAGAATGTGAACTGTGTTGCTGAGGCCCACGTATTGAAAGCCCGCGAGACGGGGCCCACCACGTCATCCCGGGTCTCAGGATAGAAGGCATAGGTGAGGTGGTACTTTGAGGACGGCCATTTGGGATTCCCATCGAAGAAAGTGAAGTGGCCGACGGTGTGGAAATTACTCGAGCCGTGGCGAGTCCCTCTCTTGCCCGACCGCATCCGGGAGGTGCCGTTGACAATGTCTGCAGCGCCACACCGAGGCATCGTCATCATAGCCACTGTTTGAGAATCTAAGTTTCCAGTGACCTTTAGATGATAATTGAGCTGGTATAATTTGATGGCAGACTCTAAAAGCTCGTCAAAATCATCATCATTGGCATTGGTTTGGAGGTTGGATTGGTTATAGTTCAAGTACCCGAATTTTTCGAGGTATTGCTTGAGCTCTTGGAGACCCTTGACCTTGTCCCCTTTGTGACATCCTTGGAGATGCTCGATGAACTCAAAGGGGTTTTGCTTTTGGTCATCAGAGTGGGCTAAGACCGattgaaagaagaaacaagaaacaagaagcaGGCATGAAATTGTGGACAAAAACTTTGGATATGCCATTGCGCAAGTGCTTGAGAGATTGCACTTGGTTTTGAATGGTATTGTGTGTGTATTTGCCATCACTTGCGAGactctatttataggcttttTTCAGTAGTGGAATCATAAGAAAGTTCCTGGCATTGTACGGCCATAACAAGGtcgtgaggagagagaggaccgCTACAGTGTACGGTCTATTATTTAGAAAACTTCGTGGAAACGCCAGGATTTCCTGTTTTGACTTGCACTTTTTGCCGTCAAGTTGGGGTATGGGTTTGTACAGTCAATTTGGACAAACAATGCGAACCCAACTTGCTAACTTTAAGACGTAATAGAAGAGACCTTTCTGCGCTTGTCACGGAAGAAATATAAGGGCCGACTATATGATAATTAAGAAATAAAGTTACAATTCAAAGTGTCCAATTCACATGACATGACAAGTATCAGAGATAAGGATAACTATTGTAATACAAATGAAAAATGGACATAACATTTCGAATCGTGCCAAATTTATCAAGGTCCATCCATAAAATCGACGTTTTGAATAATGTCTCGAGTAAAAAATAAAGGCACTAATGATGATTATTTCAACATTGGATACATCAAATATTGTTCAGAGACTTCAAATATCTAGAATGTCTCCTGTAGATGACTGGCTCAGACGcccaatttgaaaaataaaacaggaGGACAAGACCGGGAAATTGCTGAGTAAAAACGTTGGAAAAACATGGTCGCTAATCTTCCGGACAGTCCGGAGGCTAATGAGAAGTCTTTAAAAAGGGTTGAGCGGACCCTCAGAAGAAAAAAGGCCCTGCCTAACTTGCCTCTTTGACCGAAGACCTTCACGGTCTTGTCctctaatttttattcataCGATTCTCTAATTATATTCAAAGCAATGTCTAGAGCGTGTCATATAGTTACCTAGAGAAAGTAATACAAATACCAAATACCATGAACCAATATAAATGTGTCATTTAGATAATAAATTCTCCATGGCTAATTATTCTATTAACAGTAGACGGAATAAATTGTAATCGAAAATcaccaaaaagttaaaaagaaaaaagtgggtGTATCCATATGACATTTGTTTAAGCAAATGCTTAGTTTCCAATTAGATAATATGGAATGGGAATAGTAGACATAAATCATTGAACTGAAGAGAATACTAAAGCACATTATAGAAAACGATGGTGagttaatgtttttttttttggtaaaagtcgATGGTGagttaatgttaaaaaaaattaattaatgtaaagaATATTAGGGTTTTTCTCTAATTAGTGCAGATAACAGTGGTTGTGGAGCTAATTTGTGCACCATTCAACCACTCTAGAACAGACTCCAAGGCGAAACTTGAATTGGAGGGGGCGGTTTTGATCTAGACTCTcccttctctccctttttccttttcccttggctgattttattctctattttctGTTTCTTGCTGTTCTTCCGTTTTAGAGGTTTCTCTCTCCCATTTCCGGAAGGTTTCTGTCCTAATCAAGTctagatttagggtttttttgcaTATATAATTTCAGGATTTTGCTTTCATCAAATTTCATTGGTGTAGAGTCCAATTTTGAGAGATTAGAGGAGTTTTGTAAATGTTTTGTTCTCGGGAGTGTCGGATTTGTGCACTTCAACCTTAAGGCAAGCCGTAGTAATAGATGAAGATCTCAATGTATGCTCATTACTAAAGACAGATTCAATGATCGGCTATCAATTCTGGTTCAAGAAATCACATAACTGCTCTTTGAGTATATAATCCATAACTTTGTTCTAATGATAATTCTTCTTATATAGAGCTTGATTTGTCTTGGACTTGTTTGGGATTtgccttgatttgatgttggattgcattttttttttttattgtatactcttggaaaatgaatgaaatgtttctgtgacaatttttttttattaaatgcaGAAATTAACAGAGATAAGTGTGTTAAGGTTAATGTTAGCAGGGTAACTAAGAAATTTTCTAGGTAATGTAGATAATTGCGACTCTAGAGCTAACTGCACCGATCTACCCACGCTAGTGTAAAATCAAAGGAATTGCTCAAAAATTGATGCAGTGACAATAATAAAATGCCAACAACCTTGCTTCAGCAgatcaagaacaagaagaggaggaagaatttCATCCACAATAACCTTTGATAAATGCAGTGACAAAGCTGTATCATGCATTGAAGAACTAGCAATGCACATCACCAGCAAAACAAACCAACTCTTGAGAAATGGGAAAGAAGAACCAATACCAAAAAATTTCACTCAGCACAAGAAAGCAGACGCAACATACGTCACAGACATCAAGCTAAGATTTGGCAGCGTCAGATCTCAGCGGAGCCCGACCATCCAATATTGAAGAAACACCAAAATCAGCATCCTCTTGTGCAAAGCAAAGTGTGATAACCAAGCAGCATGCATTGCCTCTGTGGCGACTGCAGCCCAAGATTAGGGCCAAAGGAAAGTCGAGTTCACTCCTCGAAACGTGACTAATTATCAATCCAGTCCAATTCCCCCCTTGTACAAGTCTGACCTTGCAACTGTTAACGCAGAAAAATTCGTCTCCTTTCATGTATGAACTAAAAAGACGGATCTCAATCCAAACCCACAGTCATGCATCTGTATCCTCAGATAGGTTGTCCTATGAATTCAAAGAGAACACgaaacatcaacaacaattccATTTCTCTATTTCCAAT
The sequence above is drawn from the Eucalyptus grandis isolate ANBG69807.140 chromosome 11, ASM1654582v1, whole genome shotgun sequence genome and encodes:
- the LOC104426224 gene encoding metalloendoproteinase 3-MMP — translated: MAYPKFLSTISCLLLVSCFFFQSVLAHSDDQKQNPFEFIEHLQGCHKGDKVKGLQELKQYLEKFGYLNYNQSNLQTNANDDDFDELLESAIKLYQLNYHLKVTGNLDSQTVAMMTMPRCGAADIVNGTSRMRSGKRGTRHGSSNFHTVGHFTFFDGNPKWPSSKYHLTYAFYPETRDDVVGPVSRAFNTWASATQFTFSQSQNYESADIKIAFARRDHGDGAPFDGPNGVIAHAFQPTVGMFHYDADEPWSAGPVSGSYNMETVALHEIGHLLGLGHSSVAGAIMYPTISPGVSKGLHGDDVQGIKALYGV